TTGTCTTTCAACAACCATTTTTTCTCTTACAGGAAGAATGCAGGTTTTTATGTTAGGTATGCCGTTTACTCTCATCATACAGGATGAGCATTTTCCTATTGCGCAGAACATACCTCTTGGCCTATGGAGCTTGGTGCTTTTAGAAAATACATTCAAACCGTTGCGAAACAATGCCATTGCAACAGTTTCGTTTTGATATGCCTCTATTTCTTTCCCTTCAAATACAAAATGAATTTTTCCCTGTTTTTTGAAATGCAGAACTGGGTGTTCTTTAATTTCTCTCATCTTTTCCTTTCTTTATTCATAGTTTATTATAAATAATTCGTTGTTTCAATGTAATAGTTTTATTTTGTTGCTATTCTTTTTCTAATGCATCTATTATATATATATTTGCTGCATTCCACAGAAACCAATCTGTTAATCCGTTATCATAAACTGCTTTTTTTTCTAGCTGTACTTCATTTTTACCGTAAAAAGAGTATAATGAAAAATCTTGAAGATACGATATAAGTTTGCATTTTGAATCGATTGTTTTAAGGCGTTTTATTCCATACTGAAGGGTCAAAAGAATTGTTTCATAAGGATGAGCATCAGGATTTTCGATGCCATAGCTTCCTCGCGCGTAATGTGATGGGTAAACCATAGGGCATAAATAATCAGCGTAGGTAGCTATTTTTTCAAGATTTTGACCTATTCCCAAATCATCTGTTGCAGATAACACCAAACCAAATATATCCACTTCTACTTTTATTCCGTATTTATGTATTCGGTCTGTTGCATATTTAAGGAACAACTGGATATTGTCTTCTTTCGAAATGGCTTTTTTATTGGAAGGATATAAAAGTTCTATGCCATTTGGCACGGCAGGGAAACGTATATAGTCAAACTGTATTTCTTCAAACCCCATTGAGATAGCTTCTTCTGCTATCTCTACGTTGTATTGCCATACTGTTTCTGAATACGGGTCAACCCAGGGAATATTGCTTCTAT
The Caldisericota bacterium genome window above contains:
- a CDS encoding 2Fe-2S iron-sulfur cluster-binding protein; this translates as MREIKEHPVLHFKKQGKIHFVFEGKEIEAYQNETVAMALFRNGLNVFSKSTKLHRPRGMFCAIGKCSSCMMRVNGIPNIKTCILPVREKMVVERQDGMGEKPDRIEHFEPPIEINRDVVIIGGGPAGLSAAITLKKYGVSPLIVEQNPLLGGQLIKQTHKFFGSEREKAGTRGIKIASEMINTIKEK
- a CDS encoding putative glycoside hydrolase, which gives rise to MIKKKLFVLLTLIFIFSTAETLNEANYTLHQTPFPIQKEWGAMDILKNGGTIKIHRTARPKTLKGLYITGWTAGLDRFSDYIKIAKETEINTFIIDIKDATGYLSYKSTVPLSKDINSSIEKISNIQKIVAQCKENGIYTVARIVVFKDPLLAAKRKDLVIKKSNETIYYDRSNIPWVDPYSETVWQYNVEIAEEAISMGFEEIQFDYIRFPAVPNGIELLYPSNKKAISKEDNIQLFLKYATDRIHKYGIKVEVDIFGLVLSATDDLGIGQNLEKIATYADYLCPMVYPSHYARGSYGIENPDAHPYETILLTLQYGIKRLKTIDSKCKLISYLQDFSLYSFYGKNEVQLEKKAVYDNGLTDWFLWNAANIYIIDALEKE